A genomic region of Plasmodium cynomolgi strain B DNA, chromosome 5, whole genome shotgun sequence contains the following coding sequences:
- a CDS encoding VIR-like CYIR protein (putative), whose product MDYCILLKYWVYDQIKKFNKNGKKDIDVFVLTEKLRKLQYTIRNEESVNFECYDDYSDYFSNWEEEKALYEYFVNFKEIIDSSKPDNTGENKYIPYIQYIVKLYKKKTTEEGCCNTKCHHPCDHYFNCDPEYDPENLLLKLKAKEKGYALVSCYNIGKKYPNVENIFRPTKKRKNFILKRSKQKAEVSGEKICHGIITILRQLMRKYLM is encoded by the exons ATGGATTATTGTATATTGCTGAAATATTGGGTCTATGAtcaaataaagaaatttaataaaaatggcaaaaaggaCATTGATGTCTTTGTACTTACTGAAAAACTAAGAAAATTGCAATATACTATTAGAAATGAAGAATCTGTTAATTTTGAATGTTACGATGATTATAGTGATTATTTCAGTAATTGGGAAGAGGAGAAAGCTTTATATGagtattttgtaaattttaaagaaataatagATAGTTCTAAACCTGATAATACAGGGGAAAACAAGTACATTCCTTACATTCAATATATTGTTAAactatacaaaaaaaaaacaactgaAGAAGGTTGTTGTAATACTAAGTGTCATCATCCTTGTgatcattattttaattgcGATCCAGAGTATGATCCTGAAAATCTcctattaaaattaaaag CTAAGGAAAAAGGTTATGCATTAGTATCGTGTTATaacattggaaaaaaatatccaaatgttgaaaatatatttaggcctacaaaaaagaggaagaatttTATTCTAAAAAGATCGAAGCAGAAGGCAGAAGTatcgggggaaaaaatatgccatGGTATTATTACGATTCTGAGGCAGCTGATGAGGAAGTATCTCATGTAG